The sequence below is a genomic window from Tissierellales bacterium.
TTCAGACTTTCGATTGTTTTATGAATAAAAATTTTACAGAATTTATCTCTTCACTATGCCTTCTGTATCTAAGACCTTAGTTAAAATATCAAGAATTCTTTTTAATTGCACTCCTTATTTCCTCTATTGTTCTTTCTTCATTTTTATGTATCACTGTATGACAATTAGGACACACTGGTATTAAATCTGTTTTAGGATTTACAGTATACTCTTCTGCAATTTGATGTAGGGGTTTTATATGATGTACATGTATAATTCCTCTTCCAAACTCACCGTACTTCTCTTCAAAATCAAATCCACAAACTTGACAATAACATCCGTGATAATCAATTGACTCTTTTCTAGCTTCTTGATTTCTCTCATAACCACTGACCTTAATAGTTATCTGTCTTCCTTCGCGAAAATCAATCTTTACTAGTTCTTCATCATCATAAGTCACTATAGCGTTCTCAATTTTTCTCCAATACTGCTCATTTAGTTTTCTTAAGCCAACCTTCCTATAATGGCTTATCTCCTCATAATATTCTATATGTTCATCTGTAGCTTTCAAAGCCTTTTCTAAAAGTACGACTCCATAATGCTTATAAATATAATCGTACGCAATTTTAGTTGCAGACTTACTTATTGTTCTAATATATTTTTTCCCATCCAACATACAAGAAATACTATTTATACACTCTTTAAACGAGTTTTCATTACAATCACATTTCTCACGCAAATAATTTACCGCCTCGTTTATCTCCACTCTATTCTCTATTACTTTAAAAACATACTCTATAATTACCAAG
It includes:
- a CDS encoding HNH endonuclease; the protein is MKYTEEDNLVIIEYVFKVIENRVEINEAVNYLREKCDCNENSFKECINSISCMLDGKKYIRTISKSATKIAYDYIYKHYGVVLLEKALKATDEHIEYYEEISHYRKVGLRKLNEQYWRKIENAIVTYDDEELVKIDFREGRQITIKVSGYERNQEARKESIDYHGCYCQVCGFDFEEKYGEFGRGIIHVHHIKPLHQIAEEYTVNPKTDLIPVCPNCHTVIHKNEERTIEEIRSAIKKNS